GTCTCGAAACCTGGTGTCAGATCAGCAATTTGCAGTAGCTAGCCAGCAGCAGGGCAAATTCTTTGCGAACACCGTCCTGATCAACCGGCCCAAATCAGTTCAGGAAACTTAAATCCTGCATTGGACGGgagccaaaataaaagcaaGTGAGATATAGTGACGAAATCGGTAGCAATGTCAATGGTGGAGTATTTAGGTActccatgcctccatggctGCAACCTGCCAGGTCGCTCACCAGCTGATCCTGGCGAGGATCTTGTCCAAGTGGAAGAGGTGCTTGCGCACGCGGTGGACGTGCAGCGTGTACATGGCCGCCGCGCAGGTCACCAGGAAGAACGACAGCACGATCAGCTGGCTGAAATCCTGTTCAACGTGTGATCGGTCATCTTAATTCCTCTTCTCTTGTTGTTTTGTCAAGTACAAATGCCTAGCAGTGTATGTGTAGCGAATAGTATGTAGCTCATGGCAGTGGCACTCACCCTAGGGTCGGAGATGATGATGCCCATGATGTAGGTGAGGAGGTCAAACACGGACTGCAGTGAGTTCTGCACCCCGCCCACCACGCACCGCTCGTGCTCGGGCACACCGTCCTGCATCAGCTGCATGACGGCGAGGTCGAACATCCAGAGCCCCAGGCGCGATGCCGCGACGCCGGCCATCAGCATCCACGCCGACGCCACGCTGCTGCTCGCCCAGATGGAGCCCACGCACACCAGCAGGCAGCACCACTGGCACACAGCACGCGCCAGTAATATTCAGCAATAATTCCAAGCTACTGGCAGTTTGTCAAACATCCGTGTGTTCTTGACTTCttgcgcaaaaaaaaaaaaacatgcacatGGCTAGTTGGCCACCTGTGTATGTAATGTAATTACCTGCATCCAGATGGACCATAGACCTGTCCGGAGAGTGGACACCCACGAGTGCACCATCGGGTACAGCAGCGTCGCACCGATGCCGACGATGGCGCTGAAGCCCCGCGCCAGACTGATCACGTACGCAGGGATGCCCTTCCAGTCCAGCGTCGCTGTCATTAGCGTGCCAAAGCTGCACGATTTCATTTCACAAAGGTATTGGTCATCTTCGAGTTGTTCGGTAACCAACTAACCAAAGATTCAGAGTTCAGCAGTGTTTCGGTTAGCTTGCCTCAGGACGGTGAAGTAGAGGATAGCGAGAGCGACCCCGGGAAGCGCCACATCCTGCCTCACGTACACCACCCACGACTCCCAGCAGGGTATGATCGAGAGCTGCTCCGTCAGCCTTGTCCTCCAGTCTGCCGCCCTCTCGGCAGGTGCGGCAATCTCCTCTGACGACGATAACACATCAGCTGCTCTCTGCCGGCCGTTCTCGGCGTTGAGGGCGGGCACGccgttgtacaccgagacgaaGAGCCAGTACTCCAGCCCCACCGAGGCGACGTTCCACAGGGCCAGCGCCACGGCTGAGGCCTGCGCGGACACGAAGCTGAAGACCATGCCGGAGAAGACTGGGGCCAGCAGCTTGCAGCTCAGGTCGATCCGCCGGATCACCGAGTTGATCCCCGTCAGCACTGATGGAGGGTGCCCACACGAGATCACCACCACCCTGCGGCAATGCTGATTAAAGTGTTGCTGCATTTGCATTGACTTCAATTTCTAGGTTCCCATTGGATAAGGGAAGATGTTGAGAGATATTACCATTCTCTCTCGATCAGAATGGTGCCAGCAAGAGTTGAGAGCGCTGCAAGAGCACCTGACACATTAGTAACAATGACAAGCGACATGAATACTGGGAAATTTGCGTCTTTCAGGTCCTCGTAGATGAGCAGAGCGGTCACCGAGACTCCAGCGATGATGAAGGATAAGCTTTGGACTAGCAACCATAGCCCAAGAACCTGAAGAGTTATACATTTGTTTAGAGCCATTTAATCATACATCCTGAAAGGGTAGTAAGTTCTTCGTACTCTGGCCCCTCCCCTCATTTCACAGTTTCTTTCCAGATATTTTTTAGGGCTCTTTCCTAATTATTTGGTTGTTTATCTGTTTCCTAGAAAATTATTTTGGTTTCGGCCTGCAAGTCTAGGTGGTATTCATTGTATTTCACCTGACGAAAATTTTCATAGGTTTGGAACCATGGGCTCTTAACAACCCCTTCCATTTTCTACCCATAGGAGCTTTTATTTTAGCCTGTGGATACCAGATCATGGCCACACTATTGACATGTCTTGGGAAACAACGTGGCGTATAATGCAATTTCCACTTCTTTTTGTTGTATTAAACTTGATTTAATAAACAATATGTTAAATTTTTTCATTTGTTCAAATAAGCAATTGTAAAAGCTATACCTGAAACGTTGTGGATACATTTCATACTTACTTAAAATGATGAGAGTATTTGTTAGTAATAATTTTTAACTTATGACAACATGTTAGAAAGTTTGTTATTCATTGATTTTGATTGCACCCAACTTTTTTTTccatccttactttcaatatatGAATCATATTTTTGGAAGATTAAGTTATTTTTCTTCAGCCAGGAACTATGTAACAGATAggacatgattttttttatcccTTTCAAATGTCAAGCGCACATGCATGTTAATGAAAACAACTCATTTGTCTACTTTTACAGTATGGTTGTGTGTTCCTGATATTGAATGGCTCTTTTGGAAGCATCATTTGCTTTCCGCTACGCAATCCAAGCAATGTCATAGTAACACACACAAAAAACTTTCTCCAACACTCCATTTGATTGTTTACTCATCCAGTATATTATCAGTAAAAACATGGCGATGATAGTAGCTGACCTGAAGGTATGTGAGCTTGTCGACGAGTATCCCAACCATTGGGCCAAATACGGCGACAGAAGCAGACTCAACAACGCCGTAAATCGCTGTGAAGAGGAGGGAGCCTGGGCAGATGCGGATCATGTACAGCCCAACCGAGAACTCCCACATCCTTTGTAACATAAAAAATGAAATGATGATCTTATCTTACTGTGTTACTAGCAGTTAAGAATCAGTATTCATGCGTGGCGTGTGGCTAATCTGAATCAACCAGGAGACTGTAACACGTAGCTGCAACAACAATAGTACAGTCTCCAAATCTTTGGATACCATTGTCATCTATTTACTCTACTTCTATCTGATGTAGTTGAAATTCTGAAATAAGAATGATTAACCAAAAAAAGAATGAGAGAGTTTGGAGCAGCAATCGAGATCTCACGGTCGGGGACCTTGAAGTAAAGGGCCAGTTTGGGAACATGGGGCAGCTATTCTAGGGAAGGGAACCCCGAGCGGGGATTTTTCTATCGCTTTGATTCCCTGGGTGCCATTCCCACCCCGGCATGCAAATCCCTGTTCGTATTTGGAGAACCCGGTGGTAGAAGCAGCAGCACCTCGCGAGCGAAGGCAGCGGCATCACGGGTTGAGCGGGTCGGGGGAAGCGCTCCCGACCTGATGCCTCGCGGATTTCTTGCCCGTGGAAAACGTAGGGAAGCGGGCTGCGATGTTAAGAATAATCCTTGGGTGCTAGATTTGTGATTTCCTAGTTTAGCTAGTAGCTTAATTTAGCAATTTGCAATTGAGTGATTATATAGCCGGCCTGATTGTGAGGGTTTAATTTCTTACCTTGTAATTgtctatttaagcaatgcaatAGACTCTAGAAAAGTTGTCAAGTTGACAGCGCAAATTGAGTCCTCTATGTTCGTGTGTGTGTCTTGGCCACAAGCTTGCCGGCGATGTTGTTTCTCCAGTGTGTTTCTAACAATTGGCATCAGAGCCGGTTTCTGGACCGGGGTGCTGATGGGTGACGAGAAGAAGCTCGCCGATGGCTCCTCCAGCAACGATGTCGTAATCCAGCAGGTGATTCGTGAGGTGGGCGGCAGGAGTAGCTACCCCGCCCTCACTAAGACCAATTACTCCGACTAGGCACTACTGATAAAGGTGAAGCTGAAGGCAAGGGCGCTCTGGCATGTCGTCGAGCATGGCAGCGCCAATGCGTAGGAGATGATGGCGCTCGACACTCTCTGTAGCGCGGTGCCACTGGAGATGGTGTCCTCCCTCGCCGACAAGGATACGACAAAGGAGGCCTGGAAGACCATCTCGGAGATGCGGGTCAGCAACGACCGCATGAAGAAATCTGCCTCAGTGCAACTCCGGCGGGAAATTCGACCTAGTGACGTTCAACGATGGCGAGACCATTAAAGACTTTGTGTTGCACCTGAATGGCATGGAGACAACGATTGCCACGCTTGGCGTAGGGGTCGAGGAGGCCAAGATTGTGGAGAAGGTCATCCGCAGTGTTCCACCGTGACTCAAGCAGATCGTTCTCACGATCACTAGGCTCCTCGATGTGTCAACCCTCACCCTCTCAGATCAGGTGGGGTGACTGAAGGCGGTGGAGGAGACCTTCGAGGAGGCTCCGGGGGTGCTGCAGCATGACGGGCGGCTCTACCTCACGGAGGAGTGGGACGCCCAGTGGAAGAAGCAGGAGGCGGAGAACCACTCCGGCGGTGGCATGAATGGTGGATCAGGGTgccacggaggaggaggacatggGCGCGGCCGTGGGCGTGGACGCCGGTCGTCATCTGGTAAGCCCCGAGGTGATGAGTGAAGGAGATGCAACAAGCTGGGCCACTGGGCCCGTGAATGCCCGTCAAAGCCCAAGAGGGAGCAGGCCTATGCGGtccaggaggaagaggaggcatCTCTCCTCCTCTTCAGGTCCTCCCCAACCATtcccccaccaccgccgccgtaaTCCTCCAGTGCAGCGCTGATCGGGTCACTGGTGGCCACCTCCTCAACAATGGTCCCGTTGCCGCATGCTGTCTTGCCACTACAGTAGGTGGGGTAGGCACATGGTGGCGGTGGATGTGAAGCACCAGAGGCGAGATCCGGGTCTCAAATCAAGATCCGGGAGGAGAAGGTCTTTGCCCAGCttggagaggaggcggagcgcgaGGCGGAGATGTGGGTCCTGGACACTGGGGCAACCAACGATATGTTCAGGTCCAGGGATGCCTTCTCGAAGCTGGACACGACAGTGCTGGGCACCGTGCATTTCAGTGATGATTTGGTGGTGTGGATCAAAGGCTGCGGGATGATCGCATTTGGGTGCAAGAACGGTGAGCTTTGCTCGTTCGCCGGGGTCTACTTGATCCCCGATTGACGACGAACATCATGAGCATCGGGTAGCTTGATGAGGTTGGGTACAAGATCAAGATTGACGCCAGAGTCATGAGGATCCGGGAGCCTGGAGGCGAGCTACTGGCGATGGTGTCGCGAGCGGCAAACTGGCTGTACATGCTCCACATCAAGATGGCACAGCCGGTGTGCCTAGCGGTGCACGAACGTGATGATGAGGTGGCATGGCGCTGGCACGAGCGTTTTGGCCACATCACTGTGGCAGCGCTACGGAAGCTGGCTTAGGAGGAGCTAGTTCGAGGGCTGCTAGAGCTCGGCCAAGTGGAGCAGGTGTGCGAAGCTTGCCAGGCGGGCAAGCAGAGGCGCACCACCTTCCCGGTGCAAGCAGAGTACCATGCGCAGTAGCTCCTGGAGCTGGTGCACGTGGACCTATGCAGTCCCATCGCGTTAGTGACGCCAAGGGGCAACAAGTACTTCCTGTTGCTGGTGGACGACCTGAGCAGGTACATGTGGGTACCCGTGATTCCTTCGAAGGATCGTGCTGCGGCTGCCATCAAGGAGATCTAGGCATGGGTGGAAGGCGAGTCCGGAGTCAAGCTGAGAGCTCTTCAAACCGATCGAGGGGGTGAATTCACCTCAATTGAGTTCGTGGAGTACTGTGCGGCGAATGACATTCACCATCAACACACCGTGCCCTACAACCCACAACAGAACGGCGTGGTGGAGCGCTAGAACGGGATTGTAGTGGCGGCAGCAGGAGCATGCTCAAGGCAAAATTGCTGCCCGGCTGGTTCTCGGGCGAAGCGGTAAGCACGGTAGTGTATGTGCTGAACAGGTGCCCAACGAAGAGCGTGGATGGGATGACATCATTCGAAGCCTGGCACGAGAAGAAGCCGGTCGTGCACCACCTCAAGATGTTCGACTGCATCGTGTACGTCCGCAACACAAAGCCTCACCTAAAGCAGCTGGAGGATTGAGGTCGCAAGATGATCTTCGTCGGCTAGGAGCACGTAACAAAGGCGTACCGCTCCTACAATCCTATCACCAAGAGCATCCATGTGACATGGGATGTCATGTTCGACGAGCAAGCCCAGTGGGACTGGGGCACGAGCGGCAACTTCGGTGCGACGGGTGGCAACGACGATGTGTTCACGATGGAATACTCCATCATGGGCCAGGCGACTCTGGCGGCTAAGGGTTCCGTCGAGGCACCTGGGGAGGCTCCATCAGATGGTGAGCCGACCCCGTCGCCATCGCCACATGCCACTGCAGGGGAGATGCCAAGAGGGTTAGGCAAGGCGCAGGCAGTGGAGTTTGCCCAGTCACCTGGCAGTCGATGAAGCAGAAGGTGGTGGCACAGTTAAGTTGTGAGGCAGAATACATAGCAGCTGCTAGTGCTGCTTGTCACGCATTGTGGCTAGCTAGAGTGCTAGCAGAGGTGCAAGGTGTGCACTGTGGTCGAAGTGTACGTTGATGATCTGGTGATCACTGGCGCCAGCTGCATCGCCGCGTTCAAGATGAGCGACCTTGGCCTACTTCACTACTACCTCGGCATTGAAGTGAAGCAGAGTGCGGGTTGAATCTCACTTAGCCAAGGAGCTTATGCCGCCAAGATCCTGGAGAGAAGCGGCATGGCAGGGTGCAATCCCTGTCAGGTGCCCATGGAGACTCGTCTGAAGCTGAGCAAGTTCAGTTCAGAGCCACCAGTCGACGCGACCGCATACTAGAGAATCGTCGGGAGCTTAAGGTATCTGGTTAACACTTGCCCTGACCTTGCTTTCGCTATTGGGTATGTAAGCCGATTCCTGGAAGAGCCATGCGAAGATCATCTCATGACAGTGAAGCACATTCTGCGTTATGTGGAGGGAACCAAGAACTGGGGACTCTAGTttggcaagaagaaggagaaggaggctCACCTGATAGGATTTAGTGACAACGATTACGCTGGTGATGTCGATGCTAGGAAGAGCACGACTGGGGTGATTTTCTTCCTCAGCAGTAGCCCAATCACCTGGCAATCGATGAAGCAGAAGGTGGTGGCACAGTTAAGTTGTGAGGCAGaatacatagcagctactagTGCTGCTTGTGCAAGGTGTGCACTGTGGCTAGCTAGAGTGCTAGCAGAGGTGCAAGGATAAGCACCAAGAGTGCCAATGCTGAGGGTGGACAACAAGTCTGCTATTGCTTTGGTTAAAAACCCAGTGCTCCATGGACAGAGTAAGCATATTGAAGTTAAATATTATCTGAGTCTGCTGAACCAGGTCTATCGAGGTAGAGTTCATCAGGAGCGAAGAACAGCTGGGCGACATTCTGACGAAGCCGCTTGGTAAGACCAAGTGGCCTGATTGATATATGCAGTTCGCACCACAAGGCTTAGGAGATTGTTAAGAATAATCCTTGGGTGCTAGATTTGTGCTTTCCAAACTAGCCCTAACAGTTTTAATTTCAAGAACCACCACCGATTCTTGTGATGGCGGTTTCATGTTCATCCATTGATTACACGAACACGACAAACTGATCGAGTCATAAATCGTAATTCATCTCATGAGAAAAATGACCCATCATCTAGCTAGGCGCGGGTAGAAGAACACGGGCAAAGGAAGGAACGCGTGACTGATGATGACGGAGTGAACGCACCTGGCGCCCCATCTGGCGAGTGCGTGGCCGGCGTagaggcggcggagcagggaCCCGTCCGGCTCCGGCCAGCCGGAGGATCCGCAGCTGCTTCCGAGAAGAGGCGCGAGCCGGCCGCCCTCGATCGCCGCATCTCCCTCCAtgtccgccgccgcgggcggggcgCCCTCGCCTTGACCTGAATACCCTGATCCTCCGGCCTCTCAATTAACTACTCCCTCCTCCTTCCGCGACGACACGCGCTGCGCGCAGCTGACCCGGACGAGCGCGGCAACGCACACCCCGACGACGCCCCCATCTCTTCCCAATCGGTCTCGTATAAAAAGGAAACAGATTTGTTTTGGTTCAGTCTTGCAGACGAGGCGGCATGAAACGAGGAGCGACCGCACGATGGCTTGCAGTTTACAACAGGCGCTAGTCCCCAACTCGCAAGATACAAAGAGTAGGGTGACGTGCGCTGGAACCGTCACGTCGCCTGAGGTCGTTCATTCATCGAACAACAGGAAAGATACAAGAGCTATGCTCGCATCACCCCCCGCGTGGCGTTTTGCAGCGGCCAGCTTTTTGCGAACCAAAACctctggcggtggcggcactgggATTCCCGGATCCATCCAACCTTCCTCCCAGCAAGCGATGTACTATATGATAAATTGAGGATCGGCGCAGCATTTCCTTTTAATCTCATTCTTATTTGGAGGTACTGGTCAGAGGGATTCGCTGCTCCTGCTGCCTCCTCTTCAGCTTCAATCAAAATAAATACTTGACTTTGATAATCATATCTAGCTGTGGCAAAACTTCAGTCAACATCTGCTCCAGTCGATTATAGGTTATAATAATATAGTGATTTACCTAAAGATCCTATAGTTAGCAGTTTTACATTTACGGGATGATGACCATGACAATTCATGgcgaagaaagaaaaggaaagtagTGTGGTTTCTGCTCGTCTGACCAAAGTTCAGTACTGCAACCAGTGGTGGTTAGATAAATGATGAATACCTGGATCAATGTTAGGACGATATACTGTATCCTTCATTATTCTCCGCAGCTGGATTCAGAGTTCAGAATCTTAAATTCACAGGCAGAGGCAACACATATTTCTTTTATGACTCTTTCAATTCCTCTTGTGattactgttttttttttagcaCCACAGTAGGTAACTAAGATGCATGTTCAAACTCGCAGACCGCAATCATAGGTAACTAATCCCTGAACGCAACAGCCTCTGTTGTGAAGATTCTCCAACAAACAGGCGTAGACACTCAACAGGGCGAAGGTATGGCGGAGCTGTGGGGACAGCAGCACGCTGGGCCTGTTCCCCGGCAGGCCGGCACTGGCTGCTCACCTGCACCGCTTGTGTCTTTGAGAGGATCTTCTCGTGAAATGtggttgcagccttgcagggcCGTTCAATTTTGGTTCACCGAGCCGCCGAGCCGTGATCTCAATTTTTCTACTACTGGGCCTTATCATTTTATTTCCTCGGGCAGATTGGTTCTAGCAATGTCCTTTGCCTCCTTAGGATTGGTTCTAGCAATATCCTTTGCCTCCTTAGGTAAGGTTTTATAGAAGTTTCATGAACATTAAATTGTATGCTATATCAACAATTTTGCTAACTTGGTAAGACCATTacgagagagaagaaagagttTCATTGGATGTAAGAGAAATTtcatcccatgacactaatcGGGCACAAT
Above is a genomic segment from Setaria viridis chromosome 4, Setaria_viridis_v4.0, whole genome shotgun sequence containing:
- the LOC117851224 gene encoding solute carrier family 40 member 1 isoform X3, whose protein sequence is MWEFSVGLYMIRICPGSLLFTAIYGVVESASVAVFGPMVGILVDKLTYLQVLGLWLLVQSLSFIIAGVSVTALLIYEDLKDANFPVFMSLVIVTNVSGALAALSTLAGTILIEREWVVVISCGHPPSVLTGINSVIRRIDLSCKLLAPVFSGMVFSFVSAQASAVALALWNVASVGLEYWLFVSVYNGVPALNAENGRQRAADVLSSSEEIAAPAERAADWRTRLTEQLSIIPCWESWVVYVRQDVALPGVALAILYFTVLSFGTLMTATLDWKGIPAYVISLARGFSAIVGIGATLLYPMVHSWVSTLRTGLWSIWMQWCCLLVCVGSIWASSSVASAWMLMAGVAASRLGLWMFDLAVMQLMQDGVPEHERCVVGGVQNSLQSVFDLLTYIMGIIISDPRDFSQLIVLSFFLVTCAAAMYTLHVHRVRKHLFHLDKILARISWI
- the LOC117851224 gene encoding solute carrier family 40 member 1 isoform X2; its protein translation is MTPARRRSVPRSRGCARTSPATASRGENLRTSSYACRMWEFSVGLYMIRICPGSLLFTAIYGVVESASVAVFGPMVGILVDKLTYLQVLGLWLLVQSLSFIIAGVSVTALLIYEDLKDANFPVFMSLVIVTNVSGALAALSTLAGTILIEREWVVVISCGHPPSVLTGINSVIRRIDLSCKLLAPVFSGMVFSFVSAQASAVALALWNVASVGLEYWLFVSVYNGVPALNAENGRQRAADVLSSSEEIAAPAERAADWRTRLTEQLSIIPCWESWVVYVRQDVALPGVALAILYFTVLSFGTLMTATLDWKGIPAYVISLARGFSAIVGIGATLLYPMVHSWVSTLRTGLWSIWMQWCCLLVCVGSIWASSSVASAWMLMAGVAASRLGLWMFDLAVMQLMQDGVPEHERCVVGGVQNSLQSVFDLLTYIMGIIISDPRDFSQLIVLSFFLVTCAAAMYTLHVHRVRKHLFHLDKILARISWI
- the LOC117851224 gene encoding solute carrier family 40 member 1 isoform X1; translated protein: MEGDAAIEGGRLAPLLGSSCGSSGWPEPDGSLLRRLYAGHALARWGARMWEFSVGLYMIRICPGSLLFTAIYGVVESASVAVFGPMVGILVDKLTYLQVLGLWLLVQSLSFIIAGVSVTALLIYEDLKDANFPVFMSLVIVTNVSGALAALSTLAGTILIEREWVVVISCGHPPSVLTGINSVIRRIDLSCKLLAPVFSGMVFSFVSAQASAVALALWNVASVGLEYWLFVSVYNGVPALNAENGRQRAADVLSSSEEIAAPAERAADWRTRLTEQLSIIPCWESWVVYVRQDVALPGVALAILYFTVLSFGTLMTATLDWKGIPAYVISLARGFSAIVGIGATLLYPMVHSWVSTLRTGLWSIWMQWCCLLVCVGSIWASSSVASAWMLMAGVAASRLGLWMFDLAVMQLMQDGVPEHERCVVGGVQNSLQSVFDLLTYIMGIIISDPRDFSQLIVLSFFLVTCAAAMYTLHVHRVRKHLFHLDKILARISW